One window of uncultured Trichococcus sp. genomic DNA carries:
- the smc gene encoding chromosome segregation protein SMC gives MHLERIEMSGFKSFADKTVIEFDEGVTAVVGPNGSGKSNLSEAVRWVLGEQSAKNLRGKKMDDIVFAGSQTRKPVNIAEVTLILNNEDGFLPLEFSEVSITRRYNRNGDSDCFINKKPCRLKDITELLMDSGIGKDSFSMISQGKVEQIFQNKPEDRRIILEEAAGVARYKNRKTSAERKLSQTEEHLNRIEDILHEISSQLAPLEIQRKTALAYKGKKALLSEIEIALTASEIERLNAQWQMSKRELADYDRKISTEERSLAGTQAALQELKQKLDACDEQLEALQTGYVTVIQKLEQLEGQKQIFQQRAMYSSKNQEEQAQIIAEKEALIKTEKANLAAMRAELAAKVEARKELSEKRASLSEKEAQLTQNKTELVQQLRNDYINRLQEQSSNRNTTVHLEKEMMLATEQEHRFLSKSDELRKNLRQLKAKQQSLNEEHVRLVEENANLETELQDCKQNNFQLVSKLQQLNAELDTVTRNLQQAEARRESQQELDDSYASYYQGVKEMLRRRESVPGIQGPVAELIQVPEKYTLAIEIALGATMQHIVVADERTASQCIGILKAQHLGRATFLPMTVIQGKHLPASVRTTLANSAGYIGIANELIGHEEMYSAIVSSLLGTTIVAANIQDGLQISKKLQSRYRIVTLEGDVIHAGGSMTGGATRRQQEASLLARKNNLNKLTDYVQQLSVQYNQLKREQEKWSLQQQSLQEELDDKRQKATIKQFELQQREASLQQVTAEIATKEKESAAHEYEKRMFYEEKEDRQTQLAQAQQNLLVLNSEIDQLQKDIAESSLNEEERLKLLQDVQLNRQQADQELAVLQEQEKQLRRDVKLSAERIQTEQEAIGSLKGKQDQVAKLADTETLTIQEIATQLKSASAEKERFDAELRQLREQKKQTEQNRGVQETEQNEKNKNLQKLWSEHAKLETNAGRYEIAIDHHLAHLSEEYGLSFEAAKQDHQLTQEPEEAARQVKQLKKDIEELGPINMGAIEEYDRISERFTFLSEQQTDLLSARGNLLNTMNEMDDEVRLRFKETFIQIKKQFEKTFPKLFGGGKATLELTDPNDLLETGIEIVAQPPGKKLQQLSLLSGGEKAFTAIALLFAIIEVKPVPFCILDEVEAALDEANVSRFGKYLAASTELTQFIVITHRKGTMEEADALYGVTMQDSGVSRLASVKFEDYEEIG, from the coding sequence TTGCATCTTGAAAGAATAGAAATGTCGGGTTTCAAATCATTCGCCGACAAAACCGTAATCGAATTTGATGAAGGTGTGACAGCGGTAGTAGGGCCGAACGGAAGCGGCAAGAGCAACCTTTCGGAAGCTGTCCGCTGGGTATTGGGAGAACAGTCCGCAAAAAATCTGCGCGGGAAAAAAATGGACGATATCGTTTTTGCCGGCTCGCAGACACGCAAACCTGTCAACATTGCGGAAGTTACCCTCATCCTGAACAACGAGGACGGATTCCTGCCGCTGGAATTCAGCGAAGTGAGCATCACCAGGAGATACAACCGCAATGGCGACAGTGATTGTTTCATCAACAAAAAGCCTTGCCGTTTGAAAGACATAACAGAATTATTGATGGATTCAGGCATCGGAAAAGACTCTTTCTCCATGATTTCGCAAGGGAAAGTGGAACAAATTTTTCAGAACAAGCCCGAGGACAGAAGGATCATCCTTGAAGAAGCCGCCGGGGTAGCCAGGTATAAGAACCGCAAAACGAGCGCCGAACGGAAGCTGTCCCAAACGGAAGAACATCTGAACCGGATCGAGGACATCCTGCATGAAATCAGCAGCCAGCTCGCTCCTCTGGAAATCCAACGGAAAACGGCTTTGGCATACAAGGGAAAAAAAGCGTTACTAAGCGAAATCGAAATTGCTTTGACCGCTTCCGAAATTGAGCGGCTGAATGCGCAGTGGCAAATGAGCAAACGCGAGCTGGCCGATTACGACCGCAAAATCAGCACGGAAGAACGGTCGCTTGCGGGCACGCAGGCTGCCTTGCAGGAACTGAAGCAAAAGCTGGACGCCTGCGACGAACAATTGGAAGCACTGCAGACCGGTTATGTCACTGTCATCCAGAAATTGGAACAGCTGGAAGGGCAAAAGCAAATTTTCCAGCAACGGGCGATGTACTCATCAAAGAATCAAGAAGAGCAAGCCCAGATCATCGCTGAGAAAGAGGCGCTGATCAAGACTGAAAAAGCCAATCTGGCAGCAATGCGGGCCGAACTCGCGGCAAAAGTGGAAGCAAGGAAGGAACTTTCGGAGAAAAGAGCGAGCCTTTCCGAAAAGGAAGCCCAGCTGACGCAAAATAAGACAGAGCTTGTCCAGCAGCTCCGGAATGATTACATCAACAGGCTGCAGGAGCAATCCAGCAACCGGAACACAACCGTCCATCTTGAAAAAGAAATGATGCTCGCAACCGAACAGGAGCACCGCTTCCTTTCGAAAAGCGACGAACTCAGGAAGAATCTGCGCCAACTGAAAGCGAAGCAGCAGTCGCTGAATGAAGAACATGTCCGACTTGTTGAAGAGAACGCCAATCTGGAAACGGAGCTGCAGGATTGCAAGCAAAACAACTTCCAGCTTGTCTCCAAGCTCCAGCAACTGAACGCTGAGCTGGATACCGTAACCCGGAATCTGCAGCAGGCCGAAGCCAGGCGCGAGAGCCAGCAAGAGCTGGACGACAGCTATGCCAGTTACTATCAAGGCGTAAAGGAAATGCTGAGGAGAAGGGAAAGCGTTCCGGGTATCCAGGGGCCCGTCGCCGAATTGATCCAAGTTCCCGAAAAATACACCTTAGCCATAGAAATCGCCCTGGGAGCCACGATGCAACACATCGTGGTGGCGGATGAACGCACTGCATCCCAATGCATCGGCATTCTGAAAGCCCAACACTTGGGGCGTGCCACTTTCCTGCCGATGACAGTCATCCAAGGCAAGCATTTGCCTGCATCTGTGCGGACGACATTGGCCAACAGTGCCGGATACATCGGCATCGCGAATGAGCTGATCGGTCATGAGGAAATGTACAGCGCGATCGTCAGCAGTTTGTTGGGGACAACGATCGTAGCGGCAAACATCCAGGACGGCTTGCAGATTTCCAAGAAACTGCAGAGCCGTTATCGGATCGTGACCCTCGAAGGGGATGTCATCCATGCCGGCGGATCGATGACGGGTGGCGCGACAAGGCGCCAGCAAGAGGCATCCTTATTGGCCCGCAAAAACAATCTGAACAAGCTGACCGACTACGTGCAGCAGTTGTCCGTCCAATACAACCAGCTGAAGCGGGAGCAAGAGAAATGGTCGCTGCAGCAACAAAGCCTGCAGGAGGAACTGGACGACAAACGCCAAAAGGCGACCATCAAACAGTTCGAACTTCAGCAAAGGGAAGCCTCCCTGCAGCAAGTGACAGCCGAAATCGCGACGAAAGAAAAAGAATCGGCTGCACACGAATACGAAAAGCGCATGTTTTATGAAGAGAAAGAGGACAGGCAAACGCAATTGGCCCAAGCCCAACAAAATCTGCTCGTCCTCAACAGCGAAATCGACCAGCTTCAGAAGGATATAGCGGAATCCAGCCTCAATGAAGAGGAACGCTTGAAACTGCTGCAGGACGTTCAGCTGAACCGGCAGCAGGCCGACCAGGAGCTGGCAGTACTGCAGGAGCAGGAAAAACAGCTGCGGCGTGATGTGAAACTTTCGGCTGAACGCATCCAAACGGAGCAGGAAGCCATCGGCTCATTGAAGGGCAAACAAGATCAGGTCGCCAAGCTGGCCGACACGGAGACGCTGACCATCCAAGAAATCGCGACGCAGCTGAAGTCCGCCAGTGCAGAAAAAGAAAGATTCGATGCAGAGTTAAGACAGTTGCGGGAGCAAAAAAAGCAAACCGAACAAAATCGTGGCGTTCAGGAAACCGAGCAGAACGAAAAAAATAAAAACCTCCAAAAATTATGGAGTGAGCACGCCAAACTGGAGACAAACGCCGGACGCTACGAAATCGCCATCGACCACCACCTTGCGCATTTGAGCGAGGAGTACGGTCTCAGTTTTGAAGCGGCAAAACAGGACCATCAGTTGACCCAGGAGCCCGAAGAGGCAGCCAGACAAGTGAAACAGCTGAAAAAAGACATCGAGGAGCTGGGCCCGATCAATATGGGCGCGATCGAGGAATATGATCGCATTTCCGAAAGGTTCACTTTCCTTTCGGAACAGCAGACGGATCTGCTTTCCGCCCGAGGGAACCTTCTGAACACGATGAACGAAATGGACGATGAAGTCCGCTTGCGATTCAAGGAGACTTTCATCCAGATCAAAAAGCAATTCGAAAAAACCTTCCCGAAACTGTTCGGCGGCGGTAAAGCTACGCTGGAGCTGACGGATCCGAACGACCTGTTGGAGACCGGCATCGAAATTGTGGCGCAACCGCCAGGCAAGAAACTGCAGCAGCTCAGCCTGCTCTCCGGCGGGGAAAAAGCATTCACGGCGATCGCGCTCCTGTTCGCCATCATCGAGGTCAAACCGGTGCCGTTCTGCATCTTGGATGAAGTGGAGGCTGCCTTGGATGAAGCGAATGTATCCCGCTTCGGAAAATATCTGGCAGCGTCAACCGAATTGACCCAGTTCATCGTGATCACCCATCGCAAAGGCACGATGGAAGAAGCGGATGCATTGTACGGTGTGACCATGCAGGATTCCGGCGTATCCCGCCTGGCATCGGTCAAATTTGAAGATTACGAAGAAATAGGTTAA
- a CDS encoding KH domain-containing protein translates to MPEISDLILTIVKPLIVHDDKMSIEIKETSEFMEYHLHLDAEDVGRVIGKQGRVARAIRTIVYSVRTKGTKRVRLVIEGAE, encoded by the coding sequence ATGCCTGAAATTTCAGATTTAATCCTGACAATTGTCAAACCTTTGATCGTCCATGATGATAAGATGTCCATCGAAATCAAGGAGACAAGTGAGTTCATGGAATATCATTTGCATCTTGATGCCGAGGACGTCGGCCGTGTGATCGGGAAACAGGGACGCGTCGCCAGAGCGATCCGTACAATTGTATACAGTGTCAGAACCAAAGGCACAAAACGTGTCCGCCTTGTGATCGAAGGGGCCGAATAA
- the yidA gene encoding sugar-phosphatase, with translation MIKLIALDLDGTLLNPDKKISDANKQAIHRAREAGVKVVLCTGRPLMGIKAYVDELDLLQAEDYSITYNGGLVQKNKTSEIISQKVLNYGQIVELYDLSKELNIPMNMLDLDSVYEPEYPQGRESLYKSLQSSSLPFVEKKIEDFQEQHAFNKVVFCIAPAVLDEAIAKIPADFYSKYSMMKSRPLLFEVMHPEVDKGNGIAALCDHLGITADEVMACGDEENDLAMLDFAGVSVAMGNAPDKIKERASFVTKTNGEDGVAHAIETFVFA, from the coding sequence ATGATTAAATTGATAGCACTCGACTTGGATGGCACGTTGCTGAATCCTGACAAAAAAATCAGCGATGCGAACAAACAGGCAATCCACCGCGCCCGGGAAGCCGGCGTGAAGGTTGTCCTTTGCACAGGACGCCCGCTGATGGGCATCAAGGCTTACGTGGATGAACTGGACCTTCTTCAAGCGGAAGACTATTCAATCACCTATAACGGCGGCTTGGTCCAAAAGAACAAAACATCGGAAATCATTTCCCAAAAGGTGCTGAACTACGGTCAGATCGTGGAACTCTATGATCTGAGCAAGGAACTGAATATCCCGATGAACATGCTGGATCTCGATTCTGTATATGAACCGGAATACCCGCAAGGCAGGGAGTCCTTGTACAAGAGCCTGCAGAGTTCGAGCTTGCCGTTCGTTGAGAAAAAAATCGAAGACTTTCAGGAACAGCATGCGTTCAATAAAGTGGTTTTCTGCATCGCACCTGCTGTCCTGGATGAAGCGATCGCCAAAATACCGGCGGACTTCTACAGCAAATATTCGATGATGAAATCACGCCCGCTTTTGTTTGAGGTCATGCATCCTGAAGTCGACAAAGGCAACGGCATCGCGGCTTTATGCGATCATCTGGGCATCACTGCCGATGAGGTCATGGCTTGCGGAGATGAAGAAAACGATTTGGCGATGTTGGATTTTGCGGGCGTAAGCGTCGCGATGGGCAACGCTCCCGATAAAATCAAGGAACGGGCGAGCTTCGTCACGAAGACAAACGGGGAAGATGGCGTCGCACACGCCATCGAAACGTTCGTCTTTGCGTAA
- a CDS encoding putative DNA-binding protein, with amino-acid sequence MELEKTNNMNTLYEFYNVLLTNKQKGYLSLYYGDDYSLGEIAEEFKVSRQAVYDNIKRTEKILMDYEQKLKLAQNYSLRNKKLDELANYAEETYPEDKSLQRLIANLEELDDRDE; translated from the coding sequence ATGGAACTGGAAAAAACCAATAATATGAATACTCTTTATGAATTCTATAATGTCCTGTTGACGAACAAACAGAAAGGCTATCTTTCTTTGTATTATGGCGATGACTATTCATTGGGCGAAATCGCTGAAGAATTCAAGGTCAGTCGGCAGGCAGTGTACGACAACATCAAGCGCACCGAAAAAATTCTGATGGATTACGAACAGAAGCTGAAGTTGGCGCAAAACTATAGCCTCCGAAACAAAAAATTGGACGAATTGGCGAACTATGCCGAGGAAACCTATCCAGAAGACAAATCATTGCAGAGGCTGATCGCCAATCTGGAAGAACTTGATGACAGAGACGAATAA
- a CDS encoding oligopeptide ABC transporter substrate-binding protein → MLNKMIVPFFLAALLAGCGNDDVLPETDGNLSNSSAVIQEFDTVMNSDAPAIAGGELKYALVAESSFQGIFSPVFSEDAHDEELMGFSHESIFSYDEEFQLTQAGMATFVLNENLKTVSITLQDNLKWSDGAALTVDDLLYAYEVIGHPDYAGSLYGEAFANVVGMTEYHEGAADAIAGIEVLDDTHLTIAFKELNPSILQAGGALWSQPLPRHQLESIPVSEMARSSQLREQPVGSGPFRVKAIIPGESVLFEANEYYWKGKPKLDNILVEVVGSATIVSEMEAGNYDVAIMPTSSYEAYKDFDNITLLGREELATAYIGFKLGSQDVESGANSLNLSSKMADRALRQAMAYALDNQFVAAVLFDGLRQPANGMIPPAFEGFSEDEAIGFSYDPVKAATLLDEAGYLDSDGDGFRETPDGEPLEINFAAVAGGDAAESVVAYYIQQWKAIGLDVSLATGRLIEYQKFHDMLASDSPAIDVFQATWETGMDPNPSDMFGRASALNYTRWTNEKNDALLAQLSAAAALDGNTRTGIYQEWQALLFEEAPVIPTLWRTQIFAVNNRVKNFNIRYGAARGWETIELTSEEPVR, encoded by the coding sequence ATGCTGAATAAAATGATCGTTCCATTCTTTTTGGCTGCGCTGCTTGCCGGGTGCGGAAACGACGATGTTTTACCGGAAACGGACGGGAACTTGTCCAATTCATCCGCTGTCATCCAGGAATTTGATACTGTCATGAACAGCGATGCCCCAGCCATCGCCGGCGGAGAGTTGAAATATGCGCTGGTTGCCGAATCTTCCTTTCAGGGCATCTTCAGCCCTGTTTTTTCAGAGGATGCCCATGACGAGGAACTCATGGGTTTTTCACATGAATCCATTTTTTCCTATGATGAGGAGTTTCAGCTTACCCAAGCTGGCATGGCAACCTTTGTTCTCAATGAAAATCTAAAAACAGTGTCGATCACTTTACAGGATAATCTGAAGTGGTCGGACGGAGCGGCACTTACGGTAGATGATCTCCTTTATGCCTATGAAGTGATCGGGCACCCGGACTATGCCGGTTCCCTCTATGGAGAGGCTTTTGCGAATGTTGTGGGCATGACCGAATACCATGAAGGCGCTGCGGATGCGATTGCCGGTATCGAGGTTTTGGATGATACGCACCTCACCATTGCTTTCAAAGAATTGAATCCGTCCATTTTGCAGGCGGGAGGAGCGTTATGGAGCCAACCGTTGCCAAGGCACCAACTGGAAAGCATCCCTGTATCGGAAATGGCGCGTTCATCCCAACTGCGTGAGCAACCTGTCGGGTCGGGTCCGTTCCGGGTCAAGGCGATCATTCCGGGCGAGTCGGTCCTGTTTGAAGCCAATGAATATTATTGGAAAGGGAAACCGAAGTTGGACAATATCCTTGTGGAAGTAGTCGGTTCGGCAACGATCGTATCCGAAATGGAAGCGGGAAATTACGATGTTGCAATCATGCCGACAAGCTCTTACGAGGCGTACAAAGATTTCGATAATATAACGTTGCTGGGCAGAGAGGAATTGGCGACTGCATACATCGGATTCAAACTTGGTTCCCAAGACGTTGAATCAGGCGCCAACAGCCTTAATCTGAGTTCCAAAATGGCGGATAGAGCCTTACGGCAAGCAATGGCATATGCGTTGGACAATCAATTTGTCGCTGCGGTCCTTTTCGATGGGCTGCGGCAGCCGGCAAACGGCATGATTCCACCAGCGTTCGAAGGATTCAGTGAGGATGAGGCGATTGGCTTCAGCTACGATCCTGTGAAGGCCGCAACACTGCTGGATGAGGCCGGCTATTTGGACAGTGATGGCGATGGCTTTCGGGAAACGCCGGACGGAGAGCCGCTCGAAATCAACTTTGCTGCCGTTGCAGGGGGAGACGCGGCTGAGTCGGTCGTTGCCTATTATATCCAGCAATGGAAAGCAATCGGTTTGGATGTCTCGCTCGCCACAGGAAGATTGATTGAATATCAGAAGTTTCATGACATGCTTGCATCCGACAGTCCGGCTATTGATGTCTTTCAGGCAACTTGGGAGACAGGCATGGATCCCAATCCAAGCGACATGTTCGGTCGTGCCAGTGCTCTCAACTATACCCGTTGGACCAACGAAAAAAATGATGCTCTGTTGGCTCAGCTCAGTGCGGCGGCTGCCTTGGACGGAAATACGCGGACGGGAATCTATCAGGAATGGCAAGCATTGCTGTTCGAGGAAGCACCAGTCATCCCTACGCTCTGGCGCACGCAGATTTTCGCCGTCAACAACCGCGTCAAAAACTTCAATATCCGCTATGGCGCAGCCAGAGGGTGGGAAACCATCGAACTGACATCAGAAGAACCAGTCCGGTAA
- the rpsP gene encoding 30S ribosomal protein S16 — MAVKIRLKRMGSKRNPFYRVVVADSRSPRDGRFIEKVGTYNPVVEPAEVKFDEELVLKWLAEGAQPSDTVRNLLSQQGIMKKFHDSKLAK, encoded by the coding sequence ATGGCAGTTAAAATTCGTTTAAAACGTATGGGTTCTAAAAGAAACCCGTTTTACCGCGTCGTTGTAGCTGATTCACGTTCTCCACGTGATGGACGTTTCATCGAAAAAGTAGGTACATACAATCCAGTTGTTGAACCAGCTGAAGTTAAATTTGACGAAGAGTTGGTTTTGAAATGGTTAGCTGAGGGTGCACAACCTTCTGATACAGTTCGTAACTTACTTTCTCAACAAGGTATTATGAAAAAATTCCACGACTCTAAGTTAGCTAAATAA
- the ftsY gene encoding signal recognition particle-docking protein FtsY encodes MGLFDRIKRAFTGEDVVQTPVTEETKIVIDKFDKGMEKTRKSFSEKMNELFAGFREVDEEFFDDLEETLISADVGFDMTLALSDVLRDEVKMKNVRTGEQVKNVIIEKMVEIYEKGQTELPTIKINENGPTVILFVGVNGVGKTTTIGKYAYQLKNQGNKVLLAAGDTFRAGAIEQLEVWGERVGVPVVTSDAKSDPASVVYDALKQAKEENYDYLLIDTAGRLQNKVNLMKELEKINRIIAREIPGGATETLLVLDATTGQNALIQAKQFKETTDVTGLILTKLDGTAKGGVILAIRQELDIPVKFVGLGEGPDDLQVFDPEQYIYGLVKDLLEKK; translated from the coding sequence ATGGGATTATTTGATCGAATAAAACGCGCGTTTACAGGTGAAGATGTCGTTCAGACTCCGGTAACCGAAGAAACTAAGATTGTCATCGACAAATTCGACAAAGGTATGGAGAAGACGCGCAAAAGCTTTTCAGAGAAGATGAATGAACTGTTCGCCGGCTTCAGGGAGGTGGATGAAGAGTTTTTTGACGATTTGGAGGAAACGTTGATATCCGCAGACGTTGGTTTTGATATGACGCTGGCACTTTCGGATGTGCTGCGCGATGAAGTCAAGATGAAGAACGTGCGCACCGGAGAACAAGTGAAGAATGTCATCATCGAAAAAATGGTCGAAATCTATGAAAAAGGCCAGACGGAATTGCCTACCATCAAAATAAATGAAAACGGGCCGACCGTCATCCTGTTCGTGGGCGTAAACGGAGTGGGGAAAACGACGACCATCGGCAAGTACGCTTATCAGTTGAAGAACCAAGGGAATAAGGTTTTGTTAGCGGCCGGAGATACTTTCAGAGCCGGCGCAATCGAACAGCTGGAAGTCTGGGGTGAACGTGTCGGCGTGCCGGTCGTGACGAGCGATGCAAAAAGCGATCCTGCTTCCGTCGTGTATGATGCGTTGAAGCAAGCAAAAGAAGAAAACTACGACTATCTGCTGATCGATACAGCGGGAAGACTGCAGAACAAAGTGAACCTGATGAAGGAATTGGAGAAGATCAATCGGATCATCGCAAGGGAAATCCCGGGCGGCGCAACCGAAACATTGTTGGTGCTTGATGCCACGACTGGACAGAACGCTTTGATACAAGCGAAGCAATTCAAGGAGACGACGGATGTCACCGGTTTGATCCTGACGAAATTGGACGGCACGGCAAAAGGCGGCGTCATCCTGGCGATCCGTCAGGAACTGGATATACCCGTCAAATTCGTCGGTTTGGGCGAAGGCCCGGATGATCTGCAGGTGTTCGATCCGGAACAATACATCTACGGATTGGTAAAGGACCTGCTTGAGAAAAAATAA
- the ffh gene encoding signal recognition particle protein, producing the protein MAFEGLSERLQGAMTKIGKKGKITEADLKEMMREVRLALLEADVNFKVVKEFVKKVNERALGSDVLESLSPTQQVIKIVNEELTELMGGQQEPFQFSAKPPTVVMMVGLQGAGKTTTAGKLANYMKKKENKRPMLVAADVYRPAAINQLQTLGKQLDFPVYALGTEANPVDIAKQAVEQAKLDGRDLVIIDTAGRLHVDEVLMTELKNIKAAVNPTEILFTVDAMTGQDAVNVAQSFNEQLGITGVILTKLDGDTRGGAALSIRSVTGKPIKFTGQGEKLEDFEPFYPERMASRILGMGDLMTLIERAQQDFDETKAAEMAAKIRENTFNFNDFIEQMDQVTNMGPLEDLLKMIPGMSNVPGLDQMKIDPKDVAHMKAIVLSMTPAERENPELLSQSRRRRIAKGSARSLAEVNRLIKQFNESRDMMNKMSKGNFAGMEGLLGQGPKGKMGKLAMQQLARRVNKKKKKKK; encoded by the coding sequence ATGGCATTTGAAGGGTTATCCGAGCGTCTCCAAGGCGCGATGACCAAAATCGGCAAAAAAGGCAAAATTACGGAAGCCGATCTGAAGGAAATGATGCGTGAAGTACGATTAGCTTTGCTGGAAGCTGACGTGAATTTTAAAGTCGTAAAAGAATTCGTCAAAAAAGTGAATGAACGAGCGTTAGGTTCGGATGTGCTCGAATCGCTTTCACCGACACAGCAAGTCATCAAAATCGTCAACGAAGAGCTGACGGAATTGATGGGCGGGCAGCAGGAACCATTCCAATTTTCTGCCAAGCCACCGACTGTCGTAATGATGGTCGGCCTGCAGGGGGCAGGTAAGACCACCACTGCCGGAAAGCTTGCCAATTACATGAAGAAAAAAGAGAACAAGCGTCCGATGCTGGTCGCAGCCGACGTTTACCGTCCGGCAGCAATCAACCAGCTGCAGACTTTGGGCAAACAATTGGATTTCCCGGTGTATGCATTGGGGACGGAAGCAAATCCGGTCGACATAGCGAAGCAAGCCGTTGAACAAGCCAAACTCGATGGACGCGATCTGGTCATCATCGATACGGCGGGACGATTGCACGTGGATGAAGTACTGATGACAGAGTTGAAGAACATCAAAGCCGCCGTCAATCCTACCGAGATCCTGTTTACGGTGGATGCGATGACGGGACAGGATGCTGTCAATGTGGCGCAATCCTTCAATGAACAGCTCGGCATAACCGGTGTCATCCTGACCAAATTGGACGGGGACACCCGCGGCGGGGCTGCGCTGTCGATCCGTTCCGTAACCGGAAAGCCGATCAAATTTACGGGTCAAGGCGAAAAACTGGAAGACTTCGAACCGTTCTATCCTGAACGCATGGCTTCCAGAATATTGGGCATGGGCGATCTGATGACGTTGATCGAACGTGCGCAACAAGATTTCGATGAGACGAAAGCGGCGGAAATGGCCGCAAAAATCCGCGAAAACACCTTCAATTTCAATGATTTCATTGAGCAGATGGATCAGGTCACCAACATGGGACCGCTAGAGGATCTCCTGAAGATGATTCCGGGCATGAGCAATGTTCCGGGACTGGACCAAATGAAGATCGACCCCAAGGATGTGGCCCACATGAAGGCGATCGTCCTTTCGATGACGCCCGCTGAACGCGAAAACCCTGAGCTTCTGTCGCAGAGCAGGCGCAGAAGGATCGCGAAAGGATCCGCAAGATCGTTGGCGGAAGTCAACCGTTTGATCAAGCAGTTCAACGAATCCAGGGATATGATGAACAAAATGTCCAAAGGCAATTTTGCAGGGATGGAAGGCCTCCTCGGGCAAGGCCCGAAAGGGAAAATGGGTAAGCTGGCCATGCAGCAATTGGCCAGACGGGTGAACAAAAAGAAGAAAAAGAAAAAATAA
- the rimM gene encoding ribosome maturation factor RimM (Essential for efficient processing of 16S rRNA), which yields MEKFYDVGKVVNTQGLKGEVRVISSTDFADERYKKGATLYLFRDNSEPIALKVASHRVHKNFNMLTFEGYNRIEEVEPFKGGTLKVSESQLEDLSDHEFYYHEIIGLSVVSDAGEELGTIKEILPLGANDVWVVSRPGQKDLLVPYIASVVEKVSLEENKVTIHLLEGMMD from the coding sequence ATGGAAAAATTTTATGATGTCGGAAAAGTTGTGAATACCCAAGGGCTGAAGGGTGAAGTGCGTGTCATTTCCAGCACTGACTTTGCGGATGAACGCTACAAAAAAGGGGCTACGCTCTACCTGTTCCGCGATAACAGTGAGCCGATCGCGTTGAAGGTAGCCAGCCACCGGGTGCACAAAAATTTCAATATGCTGACATTCGAGGGCTATAACCGGATCGAAGAGGTCGAGCCGTTCAAAGGCGGAACCCTGAAAGTTTCGGAATCGCAATTGGAGGACCTTTCGGATCACGAGTTCTATTATCATGAAATCATCGGATTGTCCGTCGTCAGTGATGCCGGCGAAGAATTGGGTACGATCAAAGAAATTTTGCCGCTTGGGGCGAACGATGTTTGGGTTGTATCCCGACCAGGCCAAAAAGATTTATTGGTTCCGTATATCGCTTCGGTAGTGGAAAAGGTATCTTTGGAGGAAAACAAGGTCACGATCCACCTGCTAGAAGGAATGATGGACTGA
- the rnc gene encoding ribonuclease III, whose product MEKIVKQIATDFSIVFRNEKLLHEAFTHSSYVNEHRHLALQDNERLEFLGDAVLEVIISDYLFHTYDTWHEGKMTRLRAQIVCEPSLSAFAKDCHFDSYIRLGKGEENMGGRQRPALLCDVFEAFIGAVYLDQGIEAARKFINQVMITKLKEDAFSHVMDYKTSLQEELQKNGDVDIQYILLNEDGPAHAKQFDVEVRAFGKVMGQGQGPSKKAAEQKAAQNALESLKK is encoded by the coding sequence TTGGAAAAAATAGTCAAACAAATAGCAACTGATTTCTCGATTGTTTTCAGGAACGAGAAACTTTTGCATGAAGCATTTACCCATTCATCTTATGTGAATGAGCATCGTCATCTGGCACTGCAGGACAATGAACGATTGGAATTTTTGGGCGACGCGGTCTTGGAAGTCATCATCTCCGATTATCTGTTTCATACTTATGATACGTGGCATGAAGGCAAAATGACCCGTCTGCGTGCGCAGATCGTCTGCGAACCAAGTTTATCCGCTTTCGCGAAGGACTGTCATTTCGACTCCTATATCCGTTTGGGTAAAGGGGAAGAGAATATGGGCGGAAGGCAACGTCCGGCTTTGCTGTGTGATGTATTCGAAGCATTCATCGGGGCCGTTTACCTTGACCAAGGCATCGAAGCCGCCAGAAAATTCATTAACCAAGTCATGATCACGAAGTTAAAAGAGGATGCTTTTTCACATGTGATGGATTATAAGACCAGCCTCCAGGAAGAACTGCAAAAGAATGGGGACGTGGATATCCAATATATCCTTCTGAACGAAGACGGGCCTGCGCATGCAAAACAGTTTGATGTGGAAGTGCGCGCATTCGGAAAAGTGATGGGTCAAGGGCAAGGCCCAAGCAAAAAAGCCGCTGAACAGAAAGCGGCACAAAACGCTTTGGAATCTCTAAAAAAATGA